Within the Catalinimonas niigatensis genome, the region TTCCAAATCTTCACGAGCCATCAGCGGTGTATGTACCGAGTAGAAAGAGAGATAGGCCAAAAAGGTAGAATCTTTGTGCTGCTCAATAAACTTTGCCGTCTCAGTGGCCAAACGATCCGGCAGGTGTTCTCCTTCGGGGCCATTTTCCATCTTTGGGTTGTCATAAGGAGAGAAATACTGATTGCCGGTATAAGGCCCTCCTCTAAAGTAACCTCCAATATTGATATCAAATCCCTGTTGTTCAGGGTAATATTTTTCTTCATCCCCTAAATGCCATTTCCCGGCAAAAAAGGTAGCATAGCCTGCTTCTTTTAGCGCTTCAGCAAGGGTCTTTTCTTCAGTTTTCATATATTCTGTATAAGCTGCTGGCAGGAGAGGCTTATCTTTGGTCCAGTGCTTTTCTATATTGCTGGGTTGTGGTGCTCCAAACCAGTCGGTGGCGTCAATACGCGCTGGATACTTGCCGGTCAGGATGCTGGCACGGGTGGGAGAGCAAACCGGACAAGCCGCATAAGCATTGGTGAATTTCATGCCGCTGGCAGCCAGCTTATCGATATTGGGCGTTTCATAAAAAGAGCTTCCAAAACAGCTCAGATCAGTCCAGCCTAAGTCATCCACCAGTATAAATACAAAGTTAGGTGGTCTGCGTCTTTCTTCTGAAGAAGCCTGCTCTCCACACCCATAAAGAAAACTTATGAAAGCCAAAATAAGAAGTATCCGAAAAACGCTATTTTCCATAGATCAGGTGAGTGGTAATGATCATACAATAGTATCTGAGATTAATTTCAATTCTGAATATAGGAAAATAACTTCCCTCAGCACATTGAAACAAAAAAATAACAGCATGAAATGTCATTTGTATATTTAGATTTCCAAAAGAAGATAGCAAGTATTTTTTCTTAGCTGCTTATCTCTATAATCTATAATTTGCAGCTTTTTTGTCTTTTCAGAGAAAGTATGATATTCTTCATACTATGTTATCTATTCAAAATATCCTGGCAAACAATTCAGCTGGGAAGAGCATTTAAAGGGATCATTAGTAACAAAGCGAAAGACGCAGTCACTATTGTACCCATAAAGGGTGAGAACGGAAAAATAACAAAATACATCGGAGCACGCTACCACATTGCAATTTTATGACTGAGCATCTTTACAGCCAGCAGCTTAAGAATTGAAGAAAAAAAATCCGTTAAGCAAGGCACTGAATGCTAAAACAAGGTAATTATATCTTCTGAAAGATTTTAGCATCCAGGTTTAGATACTTATATCTGGATTTGCTGATCATCGGAACAAGCGCATCATAAAAGCCTATGATAAATAAGCCCCCTGGGTTTAAATGCTGATAAAACTGATCCAGAAGTTTGATTTTAGCTGCCTGATCAAAATAGATCATCACATTACGACAGAAGATAATATCGTATTGTTCTTTTATCGGGTCAGTAATCAGGTTATGAAAACGGAAGTCTACGTGCCTGATTAGCTCAGCCTGCATTTTACCTCCTTGGGTCTGTACACTATAGTAGCGTTTGAAAATGCCTGTGGGATTGTAAGTGGCATAGTTCTTTTCGTACTCAGCAATTTTGAGAGGATGGTATGCTCCTTCCTGAGCTATCTTAATTGCGGCTTCACTCATATCTGAAGCCACTGCCTTGGCTTTAGAAATTATACCTGTTTCCTGTAGTACGATGCCCATGCTATATACCTCTTCTCCTGTAGAGCAGCCTGCATGCCAAATATTCAGTTGATCTTTAGCAGGAATGGCTTGCAGAGCTTCTCTCCTAAGGGTTTGCCATAGGATAGGATCACGAAACATAGAAGTCAGACCTACTGCTACCTCATCTATAAAGGGGTAAATAAAGTCACGGTCTTTGAGTAACCTTATCCAAAGTTGATGGGTAGAATCCAGTTTAAGCACATTGAGAGCTCTCACGATGCGTCGTTTAAGGGAGGTAGACTCATAACAGGTAAAGTCTATGCCGTAGCGACGCAAAATAGCATGAGTAAGTGAAATTAATTCCTCATCAGTAACGGTAGTCATAACGGACATAAAGCCTTGGTTTAGATATGTCAGGCGCGATTAGCCTTCTATCAGGATAATTAGGATACGGTGCAGTTGACGTTCCAGATTTCGCATCGCATGGAAGGTGGCTTGATATACTCTATCTTCTCCTTCTTTGGTAGTCAGGGTCAGGGTGCATGTTACGGAGTCTTCCTGCCTGAGTTGTACTACAAGTTCATGTATCTGTCTGGGGTCTTTTATAAGGTCTTCAATAGTTTTTCGGGAAATTTCAGAACGTTTATAACCAAAAGTCTGGAGAAACTGAGCATTCCCTTTCTTTAATGAACCCTGGGTATCCATTTCCAAAGTCATTACTGAATTGTTTAATGCCTCTAACATACTACTAAGTTCATGCTGCTTTTCCTTTTCGTGGGTGGTAAACTGGGCGAACATGAGGATTCTTTGTAGTTTCTCTTCCAGGTCAAAGATGGGATTAAAGGTGCCACTCAACCAGAGGTCTTTGCCTTCTTTGCTCTTTTGAATAAATTCACCGGAGAAGAAAGTACCTTCTTTCAAATTATCCCACATCATCTGTACCTGAGGCTTGTCTTTTTCACGTTCAGGAAGAAGATATTCATAAGGTTTACCTATCAGTTCTTCTTTTTCATATCCAGTAACACTTAAGAAGATGGCATTGACATCTATGATATTACCCTGAATGTCAAATTCAACCACCGCATTAGAGCGGCCAATGGCTTCCAGCTTATAGGTATAGTCTAATGTCGCCTCTTTGATCTTGGTGACATCAGACTGAATTGAGACAAATTTTTCAATGTACCCTTTCTCATTTTTTACCGGATTAATCATCAAGGAAATCCAATAGCTTCTGCCATCTTTTCTATAGTTGAGTATTTCCTCGTAAAAAGGCACGCCTTGTTTAATTTGCTTACGAATACGTTTTATAGTTTCTGAGTCTGTACGAGGGCCTTGCAACAAATGTCCTGGTTTTCTTCCTACCACTTCCTCCTGGCCATATCCGGTCAGAGCAGTAAATCCTTCATTAACAAATTCTATGTACCCCTGATTATCTGTAATAATTACCGAGTTATCTGTATTATGTGCCACCAGTGACAGTTTTTCCAGCACCAGCTTTTTCTCAGTAATATCCGTTCCCAACATCAACACCTTTTTCTGCTGTCCTTCATCGGCATGCATGGGTGTGAAGGAAGCATTCATCCACTTCTCTTCACCATTTTGAGTCATGAGCTTAAAGTCACCCGATTTGACTACTCCCTGTTGAATATCCTGCCAGAATAGTGGGTCTTCTTTTTCTATGACAAACAAATTGTGCCCAAGCTGATGAAGCTCTTGTATAGAATAAGTACTGAGTAAAGTCAGTTTATCATTAGCTGTGAGTAAGTTTCCTTCTAAGTCAAAAGTAGCTGTCAACAGGCTATTATCCATTGCCTTAAAAACCCACTGGAGCTCAGATTGCTTTATTTGCATTTCATGCTGAGCAGCGGTAAGGGTTTCCAGATGATGCCGCATCTCTTCTTCACGTGCTCGGAGTTCAGCCGTAAGTTCATGGGAGTTGTCCAGCAAGTTTTGGGTTTGCATGGTTACTTTTACTGTACCCAATGTAGCAGCGATACTCTCAGCTATCTTTTCCAGAAAAGTGATCTGGTATCCCTCTAGCTTATGAAAAGAAGCCAATTCTATTACTCCATGAAACTCATGATTCACCATAAGTG harbors:
- a CDS encoding CheR family methyltransferase produces the protein MSVMTTVTDEELISLTHAILRRYGIDFTCYESTSLKRRIVRALNVLKLDSTHQLWIRLLKDRDFIYPFIDEVAVGLTSMFRDPILWQTLRREALQAIPAKDQLNIWHAGCSTGEEVYSMGIVLQETGIISKAKAVASDMSEAAIKIAQEGAYHPLKIAEYEKNYATYNPTGIFKRYYSVQTQGGKMQAELIRHVDFRFHNLITDPIKEQYDIIFCRNVMIYFDQAAKIKLLDQFYQHLNPGGLFIIGFYDALVPMISKSRYKYLNLDAKIFQKI
- a CDS encoding PAS domain S-box protein produces the protein MDYRANTYRKKNTIIILLLEGIALVLILALLEIKFPYQKLWIMVIFLLQVLVVYLSFRNIGRQVQQIENALERLTRGKMNAEILTPRGLAHTAIKYVNQLFMQMEDATLYIEKIGSRQQESQSEAKLLHLSTNDHLGKALSEMRNKMQIFQDEEQKRNWSTEGLAQFSEVLRNHTDNLEEFSNQVIRHLVKYLKCNQGSLFIENEQDGEIYLELVACYAYDKRKYQEKKFKTGQGLVGQCAFEKQTISITDLPQNYVHITSGLGEATPTHLVIVPLMVNHEFHGVIELASFHKLEGYQITFLEKIAESIAATLGTVKVTMQTQNLLDNSHELTAELRAREEEMRHHLETLTAAQHEMQIKQSELQWVFKAMDNSLLTATFDLEGNLLTANDKLTLLSTYSIQELHQLGHNLFVIEKEDPLFWQDIQQGVVKSGDFKLMTQNGEEKWMNASFTPMHADEGQQKKVLMLGTDITEKKLVLEKLSLVAHNTDNSVIITDNQGYIEFVNEGFTALTGYGQEEVVGRKPGHLLQGPRTDSETIKRIRKQIKQGVPFYEEILNYRKDGRSYWISLMINPVKNEKGYIEKFVSIQSDVTKIKEATLDYTYKLEAIGRSNAVVEFDIQGNIIDVNAIFLSVTGYEKEELIGKPYEYLLPEREKDKPQVQMMWDNLKEGTFFSGEFIQKSKEGKDLWLSGTFNPIFDLEEKLQRILMFAQFTTHEKEKQHELSSMLEALNNSVMTLEMDTQGSLKKGNAQFLQTFGYKRSEISRKTIEDLIKDPRQIHELVVQLRQEDSVTCTLTLTTKEGEDRVYQATFHAMRNLERQLHRILIILIEG